In Myxococcus stipitatus, the following are encoded in one genomic region:
- a CDS encoding methylase, whose product MSTLDAKTRGRTSPGRLRALDAYLCRFESALLTRVDGPWAQGVFVDVGFGEHPWTTLESAEAFRVLHPELTVVGVELDATRAQAAQVHAGPRTHFRQGGFELPLSADEPARLVRAMNVLRQGPVERVPEVHHALSRFLLPSGLLVEGSSDPEGSVLAAHLLRRPAQDAGLAPAREALLFHTTFRHGFAPWQFRDWLPRDLRRRVRPGEPMHDFFQTWNEVWQHARDTGYTAPHDAFRESVTRLASRVSGVAVDSWLLDSGYLSWRPDGGICP is encoded by the coding sequence ATGTCCACGCTCGACGCGAAGACGCGGGGGCGCACCTCTCCGGGGCGTCTGCGCGCACTGGATGCCTACCTGTGCCGCTTCGAATCCGCGCTGCTCACGCGCGTCGACGGCCCGTGGGCCCAGGGCGTCTTCGTCGACGTGGGGTTCGGGGAACACCCGTGGACCACGCTCGAGAGCGCGGAGGCCTTCCGTGTGCTCCACCCGGAACTCACCGTGGTCGGTGTGGAACTGGACGCCACGCGAGCCCAGGCGGCTCAGGTCCACGCAGGGCCGCGCACTCACTTCCGCCAGGGCGGCTTCGAACTTCCGCTCTCGGCGGATGAGCCCGCCCGGCTCGTGCGGGCCATGAACGTTCTGCGTCAGGGGCCCGTCGAGCGAGTCCCCGAGGTCCACCACGCCCTGAGCCGCTTCCTCCTCCCGTCGGGCCTGCTCGTGGAGGGCAGCTCGGACCCGGAGGGTTCGGTCCTCGCCGCGCACCTGCTGCGTCGCCCCGCTCAAGACGCGGGCCTCGCGCCCGCGCGTGAAGCCCTGCTGTTCCACACCACCTTCCGCCATGGCTTCGCCCCCTGGCAGTTCCGCGACTGGCTGCCCCGCGACCTCCGCCGCCGCGTGCGCCCCGGAGAACCCATGCACGACTTCTTCCAGACCTGGAACGAGGTCTGGCAACACGCCCGTGACACCGGTTACACCGCCCCCCACGACGCCTTTCGCGAGTCCGTCACACGCCTGGCCTCGCGCGTGAGCGGGGTGGCGGTGGACTCGTGGCTGCTCGACTCGGGCTACCTGTCGTGGAGGCCCGACGGAGGCATCTGTCCCTGA